One genomic window of Trichlorobacter lovleyi includes the following:
- a CDS encoding N-acetyltransferase — MLRKAQIGDVKEIQKLLTTYASKGDMLSRSLSELYEALRDFYVEVAEDGRILGAAALHIVWDDLAEVRSVAVVEDSGRKGVGTTLVNACIDEARDLGLKRIFCLTYKPEFFGKLGFVLVDKSTLPHKVWGDCIKCPKFPDCDENAMILDL; from the coding sequence ATGCTCCGTAAGGCCCAGATCGGCGATGTGAAGGAAATACAGAAATTATTGACCACCTATGCCAGCAAAGGAGACATGCTCTCCAGATCGCTGTCGGAGTTATATGAGGCCTTGCGTGATTTTTATGTGGAGGTGGCTGAAGATGGCAGGATTCTGGGGGCCGCTGCCCTGCATATTGTCTGGGATGATCTGGCCGAGGTCCGTTCGGTGGCCGTGGTGGAAGACTCCGGCCGTAAAGGGGTAGGGACCACCCTGGTCAACGCCTGCATTGATGAAGCCCGCGACCTGGGGCTGAAGCGGATCTTCTGTCTGACCTACAAGCCTGAGTTTTTTGGTAAGCTTGGTTTTGTGCTGGTGGATAAGTCAACCCTGCCGCACAAGGTCTGGGGGGACTGTATCAAGTGCCCCAAGTTCCCTGACTGCGATGAGAATGCCATGATTCTGGATTTATAA
- a CDS encoding ATP-binding protein: MPSLTLDAAMVEQLRRVLTAVEQVLPKPVPVIDWTETHAANWRRRGNGGYLDPVPEIEAFHLDDLLGIDEQKRTVEENTRQFLAGLPANNTLLWGTRGTGKSSLVRALLHSYAPQGLRVIQVDKDDLIHLPAIVDEIKRQPYRFILFSDDVSFETGESSYKMLKSALDGSVYAPPENVLIYVTSNRRHLLPEYESDNRGAMLVNNEIHHGETVEEKISLSGRFGLWIGFHPFSQDQFLEVARQWVERLCQRNGSSLRWSEEARQAAVLWGRQKGDHSGRIALQFANQWVGSTLLKQGTNN, from the coding sequence ATGCCCTCATTAACCCTTGATGCAGCGATGGTTGAACAGCTACGGCGGGTGTTGACGGCGGTTGAGCAGGTTCTGCCCAAGCCGGTGCCGGTGATCGACTGGACTGAAACCCATGCCGCCAACTGGCGTCGCCGTGGCAACGGAGGCTATCTTGATCCGGTGCCGGAGATCGAGGCGTTTCATCTGGATGACCTGCTGGGGATTGATGAGCAGAAGCGGACGGTGGAGGAGAACACCCGCCAGTTTCTGGCCGGCCTGCCGGCCAACAATACCCTGCTGTGGGGGACACGGGGCACCGGCAAGTCTTCCTTGGTGCGGGCCTTGCTGCACAGTTATGCGCCGCAGGGGTTACGGGTGATCCAGGTGGACAAGGACGACCTGATACATCTGCCGGCGATTGTGGATGAGATCAAGCGTCAGCCGTACCGTTTTATCCTGTTTTCCGATGATGTCTCGTTTGAGACAGGGGAGTCCAGCTACAAGATGCTGAAAAGCGCACTGGATGGCTCGGTCTATGCCCCGCCGGAAAACGTGCTGATCTACGTCACCTCCAACCGGCGCCATCTGCTGCCGGAATATGAAAGCGACAACCGTGGCGCGATGCTGGTCAATAATGAGATCCATCACGGTGAAACGGTGGAGGAAAAGATATCGTTGTCCGGCCGCTTCGGTCTCTGGATCGGCTTCCATCCCTTTAGCCAGGATCAGTTTCTGGAGGTGGCCCGGCAATGGGTCGAACGTCTCTGCCAGCGGAACGGCAGCTCTCTGCGCTGGAGCGAAGAGGCCCGTCAGGCTGCCGTCCTCTGGGGACGCCAGAAGGGGGATCACAGCGGACGGATTGCGCTGCAGTTTGCCAATCAGTGGGTGGGCAGCACCCTGTTAAAGCAGGGGACGAACAACTAA
- the ybaK gene encoding Cys-tRNA(Pro) deacylase: MARDKTPVTPAVRALRAAGINFSDHPYAYEEKGGTAVSSRELGVDEHCVIKTLVMEDDRKQPLIVLMHGDLQVSTKELGRLIGARSVEPCKPETAQKHTGYLTGGTSPFGTKKQLPVYLEETILELPRIYLNGGKRGFLVGLAPADLMQLLQPTPVRVGYAK; the protein is encoded by the coding sequence ATGGCCAGGGACAAGACGCCGGTTACTCCGGCAGTACGGGCGTTGCGGGCAGCCGGGATCAATTTTAGCGATCATCCCTATGCCTATGAAGAGAAGGGCGGTACCGCCGTTTCCTCGCGGGAGCTGGGCGTTGATGAACATTGTGTCATCAAGACCCTGGTGATGGAGGACGACCGCAAGCAGCCGCTGATCGTGCTGATGCATGGTGACCTGCAGGTTTCCACCAAGGAGCTTGGCCGTCTGATCGGTGCCCGTTCCGTGGAACCGTGCAAGCCGGAAACCGCCCAGAAACATACCGGCTATCTGACCGGCGGGACTTCTCCCTTTGGTACGAAGAAGCAGCTGCCGGTCTATCTGGAAGAAACGATCCTGGAACTGCCCAGGATTTACCTTAACGGTGGCAAGCGCGGCTTTCTGGTGGGGCTTGCACCGGCTGATCTGATGCAGCTGTTACAGCCGACCCCGGTCCGGGTCGGGTATGCTAAATGA
- the hypE gene encoding hydrogenase expression/formation protein HypE: MDDDLILLGHGSGGTLSHRLLDDLIVATLSGHGPGEQNDAALLAAGETRLAFTTDGYVVDPPVFPGGTIGSLAVHGTVNDLAMMGARPLWLSCAMIIEEGFSRSQLAGILNDMRQAADAAGVRIVTGDTKVVPRGKADRIFITTSGVGVLEHDLAIHGANARPGDRIILSGSMGDHGIAVMAAREGLPVEGLCSDSAPLWDLVEQMLEEAGEGIRVLRDPTRGGVATTLKEIAGQSGVTLQLEEDQLPVHPQVQGVCGILGFDPLYVANEGKLLAIVAPELAEALLARMQRHPLGHQAAIIGTVEAGEPGRVRMRTTVGGMRVVEMLAGEQLPRIC; encoded by the coding sequence ATGGATGATGACCTGATTCTGTTGGGACACGGTAGTGGCGGAACGCTCTCGCACCGCCTGCTGGATGATCTGATCGTTGCCACACTGTCCGGTCACGGACCGGGGGAACAGAACGATGCAGCCTTACTGGCTGCCGGAGAGACCCGGCTGGCCTTTACCACTGATGGCTATGTGGTCGATCCGCCGGTCTTTCCCGGTGGTACAATCGGCTCTCTGGCTGTCCACGGCACGGTTAATGACCTGGCCATGATGGGGGCACGCCCCTTGTGGCTTTCCTGTGCCATGATCATTGAAGAGGGGTTCAGCCGCAGCCAGCTGGCCGGTATTCTGAACGATATGCGCCAGGCTGCCGATGCTGCCGGCGTGCGGATTGTCACCGGCGATACCAAGGTGGTACCCCGCGGCAAGGCGGACCGGATCTTTATCACCACCTCCGGCGTGGGGGTGCTTGAACATGATCTGGCCATCCACGGCGCCAATGCCCGTCCCGGCGACCGGATTATCCTGTCCGGCAGCATGGGGGATCACGGGATTGCCGTGATGGCCGCCCGGGAAGGGCTGCCGGTTGAGGGGCTTTGCAGTGACTCTGCCCCACTCTGGGATCTGGTGGAACAGATGCTGGAGGAGGCCGGTGAAGGGATCAGGGTGCTGCGAGACCCGACCCGCGGTGGTGTGGCCACGACCCTGAAGGAGATTGCAGGCCAGTCCGGTGTTACGCTGCAGCTTGAAGAGGATCAGCTGCCGGTTCATCCGCAGGTGCAAGGCGTCTGCGGGATACTGGGATTTGATCCTCTCTACGTTGCCAATGAAGGTAAACTGCTGGCCATTGTGGCGCCTGAGCTGGCAGAAGCGCTGCTGGCACGGATGCAGCGGCATCCCCTGGGGCACCAGGCCGCCATCATCGGTACGGTTGAGGCCGGAGAACCGGGGCGGGTACGGATGCGGACAACGGTTGGCGGGATGCGGGTGGTGGAGATGCTGGCAGGGGAACAGCTTCCCCGTATTTGTTGA
- a CDS encoding enoyl ACP reductase FabMG family protein, translating to MVDYCPMTTLPTAAGYKAGDVLVLVGELFGRGYANGLLEEAKRLGMTVLGTTVGRRDSDGTLRPLTAEELAEAEALLGSRIINIPLEAGFDMESPNGAPSVAERLKKAKPDEWESISFEPGFLEQACAAGRARFCANLQQVMTELARLIPASANIILAHTMAGGIPRARFFMPLLNRVFKGSGDKYLPSEPFWNSAIGQLCDASFNEVTADTFKYLIDASAGLRKRAEQAGSRVACTAYGYHGTGILVNGSYQWQSYTPYLQGFAKMRLEDHAVAARKQGINATVFNCPEILTNSSALFLGVELSLYPLLTALGQVAPEQSVPLTERCKALLADGCSLDSLMTIAAEYLAAPLINDALEFSSWPQHSTRQQMELMLATSAKLMEMHRDQKQLICAELSRLVFRSTGRLMVQASWSCSEAAVWLNHDTIAALVTDQRGADLLD from the coding sequence ATGGTTGACTACTGCCCGATGACAACCCTGCCAACAGCAGCAGGATACAAAGCTGGAGACGTACTGGTACTGGTGGGAGAGCTGTTTGGCCGCGGCTACGCCAACGGCCTGCTGGAAGAGGCCAAGCGCCTGGGAATGACCGTTCTGGGCACGACGGTGGGGCGTCGTGACAGTGACGGCACCCTGCGCCCCCTGACCGCTGAAGAACTGGCGGAGGCGGAGGCGCTGCTGGGCAGCAGGATCATCAACATCCCCCTGGAGGCCGGTTTTGACATGGAAAGCCCGAACGGCGCCCCATCCGTTGCCGAGCGGCTTAAAAAGGCCAAACCGGATGAGTGGGAGAGCATCAGCTTTGAGCCGGGCTTTCTTGAGCAGGCCTGCGCCGCCGGCAGGGCCCGCTTCTGCGCCAACCTGCAGCAGGTCATGACGGAACTGGCGCGGTTGATTCCCGCCTCAGCCAACATCATCCTGGCCCATACCATGGCCGGCGGTATTCCCCGCGCCCGCTTCTTCATGCCGCTCCTGAACCGGGTCTTCAAGGGGAGCGGCGACAAGTATCTGCCTTCCGAGCCGTTCTGGAACAGCGCCATCGGCCAGCTCTGCGACGCCAGCTTCAATGAGGTAACCGCTGACACCTTCAAATACCTGATTGACGCCTCTGCCGGACTCCGCAAACGGGCAGAGCAGGCAGGCAGCCGGGTGGCCTGCACGGCCTACGGCTATCACGGCACCGGCATTCTGGTCAACGGCAGCTACCAATGGCAGTCCTACACCCCCTACCTGCAGGGGTTTGCCAAGATGCGGCTGGAGGATCATGCTGTTGCGGCCCGCAAACAGGGCATCAACGCCACGGTCTTCAACTGCCCCGAGATCCTGACCAACTCCAGCGCCCTCTTTTTGGGGGTTGAGCTGTCGCTGTACCCATTGCTGACGGCACTCGGGCAGGTTGCCCCGGAACAGTCTGTGCCGCTGACTGAGCGCTGCAAGGCGCTGCTGGCTGATGGTTGCTCTCTTGACAGCCTGATGACCATTGCCGCCGAGTATCTGGCCGCACCGTTGATCAACGATGCGCTGGAGTTCAGCAGCTGGCCCCAGCACTCAACCCGTCAGCAGATGGAGCTGATGCTGGCCACCTCCGCAAAACTGATGGAGATGCACCGCGACCAGAAGCAGCTGATCTGCGCCGAACTGTCGCGACTGGTGTTCCGTTCCACCGGTCGTCTGATGGTGCAGGCATCCTGGAGCTGCAGCGAAGCTGCCGTCTGGCTGAACCATGATACGATTGCCGCACTGGTCACCGACCAGCGCGGTGCTGACCTGTTGGACTAA
- a CDS encoding outer membrane protein assembly factor BamD — protein MKLLRYSLLVAGTALLMLQGCASAPKTDPTPEELYAQGETAFQKSRYEQAVESWKRVKETFPDPELAAKAEIGIGNAYFLNHDFIEAGAAYEDFRKLHPTHDLVQFALYRQGLASYNLITGIDTDQTPTKNALALFESFIRQYPKSQYVAKVQEKIADCRGKLAQYEIYVGRFYYRTDHYQAAIGRFEGALANFPDYTGNDETLFYLGKAYIANRQLDKMQTTFSRLIREYPASKYLDDARKLLADKL, from the coding sequence ATGAAACTGCTTCGATACAGTTTGCTGGTCGCCGGCACCGCCCTGCTGATGCTGCAGGGGTGTGCCAGCGCCCCCAAGACCGACCCGACACCGGAAGAACTCTACGCCCAGGGCGAAACCGCCTTCCAAAAAAGCCGCTACGAGCAGGCGGTTGAGAGCTGGAAAAGAGTCAAGGAGACCTTTCCTGACCCGGAACTAGCCGCCAAGGCGGAGATCGGTATTGGCAACGCCTACTTCCTAAACCACGACTTTATCGAGGCCGGAGCAGCCTACGAAGACTTTCGCAAACTGCACCCAACCCATGATCTAGTCCAGTTTGCGTTGTACCGCCAGGGGCTTGCCAGCTACAACCTGATCACCGGTATCGATACCGATCAGACCCCAACCAAAAATGCACTGGCCCTGTTTGAAAGTTTTATCCGCCAGTATCCCAAGTCACAATATGTCGCCAAGGTACAGGAGAAGATTGCCGATTGCCGAGGCAAGCTGGCCCAGTACGAGATCTATGTCGGGCGTTTCTACTACCGCACCGACCACTATCAGGCCGCCATCGGCCGCTTTGAAGGGGCGCTGGCAAACTTCCCCGATTATACCGGTAATGACGAAACCCTCTTCTACCTGGGCAAGGCCTACATTGCAAACAGGCAGCTGGACAAGATGCAGACCACCTTCAGCCGCCTGATCCGCGAATACCCTGCCAGCAAATATCTGGATGATGCCCGTAAGCTGCTGGCTGACAAACTATGA
- the plsY gene encoding glycerol-3-phosphate 1-O-acyltransferase PlsY, with the protein MTTGLLWIAGAYLLGSVPTGLLLGKLYGIDVRNEGSGNIGATNLYRTVGRKVGIMTLVGDCLKGLLPVLLVWQLGYAEPMQAWVGLAAFCGHVFSVFLLFKGGKGVATALGVFLALAPLAVVGALAVFILLVAIWRYISLGSIMAAAVMPLIIFFRPHSPQLLIATVLIAAVVIIKHHSNISRLIAGTESKFKA; encoded by the coding sequence ATGACCACCGGTCTGCTCTGGATAGCAGGGGCCTACCTGCTGGGATCGGTCCCCACCGGCCTGCTGCTGGGCAAACTGTACGGCATTGATGTCCGCAACGAAGGCAGTGGCAACATCGGTGCCACCAACCTCTATCGTACCGTGGGACGCAAGGTCGGGATCATGACCCTGGTGGGTGACTGCCTGAAGGGGCTGCTGCCGGTACTGCTGGTCTGGCAGCTGGGCTATGCCGAGCCGATGCAGGCCTGGGTAGGGCTGGCCGCTTTCTGCGGCCATGTCTTCTCTGTTTTTTTGCTCTTCAAGGGAGGAAAAGGGGTTGCCACCGCCCTGGGGGTCTTCCTGGCCCTGGCCCCGCTCGCGGTGGTGGGCGCTTTGGCGGTCTTCATCCTGCTGGTGGCGATCTGGCGCTACATCTCGCTGGGCTCAATCATGGCTGCTGCAGTTATGCCGCTGATTATCTTTTTCCGGCCCCATTCACCGCAACTGCTGATTGCCACTGTCCTGATTGCAGCGGTTGTCATCATCAAGCATCACAGCAACATCAGCCGCCTGATCGCAGGGACAGAAAGCAAATTCAAGGCCTGA
- a CDS encoding NUDIX hydrolase, which produces MTMSSSEWFDDISQRLARTRPVCFPVDDRKPAAVALILSNHRVSPELLFIERAHHPGDPWSGNIGFPGGRRDPVDRSLRHTAERETMEEVGIDLTSATLLGRLSDIIGANLPVRVSCFVYGLTRPVMPVLSHEVHDAFWFDLQQLSNPQRQITARVSFGGKQLEAPAIDLGLPGKMVLWGITYRLVEQFREILESGEERQLPYELPL; this is translated from the coding sequence ATGACCATGTCCAGCTCAGAATGGTTTGACGATATCTCGCAACGGCTTGCCCGTACCAGGCCTGTGTGCTTTCCCGTGGATGACCGGAAACCGGCTGCTGTCGCGCTTATTCTGAGTAACCACCGTGTCAGCCCGGAACTGCTTTTTATTGAACGTGCCCACCATCCCGGCGATCCCTGGTCAGGCAATATCGGTTTTCCCGGTGGCCGCCGCGATCCGGTTGATAGAAGCCTGCGTCATACCGCCGAACGTGAGACCATGGAAGAGGTGGGGATCGATCTCACTTCGGCCACCTTGCTTGGCAGACTGTCCGACATAATCGGGGCCAACCTGCCGGTGCGGGTCTCCTGTTTTGTGTATGGCCTCACTAGACCGGTCATGCCGGTTTTGTCCCATGAGGTCCATGATGCCTTCTGGTTTGATCTGCAGCAGTTGTCCAACCCGCAGCGTCAGATAACGGCCCGGGTCAGTTTTGGCGGGAAACAGCTGGAGGCGCCGGCAATTGACCTGGGACTGCCGGGGAAGATGGTGCTGTGGGGGATCACCTACCGGTTGGTGGAACAGTTCCGGGAGATTCTGGAATCGGGTGAAGAGCGGCAGCTGCCCTATGAACTGCCGCTGTAG
- a CDS encoding ATP-binding protein, with protein sequence MTIRTQLIILVLVPLLCAAGAAGGMLYGQRAAALAGEAVAQTAPLSAELNDFVLFLQEPPPGSGKTAQYHLQAARNRISSLTTGLKPFFPSTDEQQLLQKLTTAPQHLSKQLDQMTRGSSTLSSRGALLLTQEIKTFLPVIDQLNSYYARTLQARTNQINTLNQLLLLAAAIWPLLLSVLLYRTLAHPLTQLKDAVAAVTRGDLSYRISGQPAGELGLLAGSFNKMTEARQRAEGSAKDSEARLKDVFDNLPMLTVCLETNGAISYCNDYLLQITGYRRHELIGKNWFDLFIAEPEPARQAFNQMVTKAEIVQHDQNAILTKSGVLRTVAWSNTLNHDTSGAISGVTSIGSDITVQHAAEQALEQSQRILRSLVDGNPESLYLVDRTATVLIANSTFARRLNKKGLSQVTGSSLDELFSPDVAQRRRARIEEVFSSGRPLIFNDAQDLWQFEHHLNPVSTLDGGVESVSILTIDVTDQRRNEENLQQANQLLKQNNEELEQRVAERTRELTRLNEELALARDTAEGASRSKSEFLANMSHEIRTPMNAILGLVHLALQTDLNHKQREYLDTVSNSAQSLLGIINDILDVSKIEAGRLQIEKTNFSLEGVVTRALALLSIKAREKGINLEQQVDTSIPDALVGDPLRLEQVLVNLLGNALKFTDSGTVTLQIRRGAERADSDEITVEISITDTGVGMDEQTLDRLFKPFSQGDTSTTRTHGGTGLGLTICRHLVEMMGGAIKVTSRPGQGSCFTFSAVFGIGTTSARRKAGSNRSALVQRYRSLQGLQLLVTEDHPINRQIAREILEAVGVQVETANNGREAVASMHDHGDRIDLILMDIQMPIMDGYEATQEIRRRYSRNRLPIIAMTAHALTEERERCLSSGMNEHLAKPIAVEKLYELLARLTGRVPGAPAADETGTELPADLPDQLPQQLPGITVEAALKRVNGNTRLLKQLIRMFAQEHQAMPAEVRQLMADNDLPSAARLVHGLKGVAGNLAAERLHIAAANLEAALKKRDPKASAALLPLFEAALQEICSTAALLDEPDTISAGANTGSPAEIAALLGELQHLLEIHSLDITTPLNRLRGLLPSESDRPQLAALADAAQRLDYQQALMLLHTLAEKTGTCEETP encoded by the coding sequence ATGACTATCCGCACACAGCTGATCATACTGGTACTGGTACCGCTGCTCTGCGCCGCAGGCGCTGCCGGCGGCATGCTCTATGGGCAACGTGCCGCCGCCCTTGCAGGCGAGGCGGTAGCCCAGACCGCCCCGCTCTCTGCAGAGCTGAATGACTTTGTCCTGTTCCTGCAGGAACCACCGCCAGGTTCCGGCAAGACAGCCCAATACCACCTGCAGGCAGCCCGCAACCGGATCAGCAGCCTGACCACAGGTCTGAAGCCGTTCTTCCCCTCCACAGATGAGCAGCAACTCCTTCAAAAACTCACCACAGCACCGCAGCACCTTTCAAAACAGCTTGATCAGATGACACGGGGCAGCAGCACCCTCTCCAGCCGCGGCGCCCTCCTGCTGACCCAGGAGATCAAGACGTTTCTCCCGGTAATTGACCAACTCAACAGCTACTACGCCCGCACCCTGCAGGCCCGCACCAACCAGATCAACACGCTGAACCAACTGTTACTGCTGGCAGCGGCAATCTGGCCTCTGCTCCTGTCCGTGCTGCTGTACCGCACCTTGGCCCACCCTCTGACACAGTTGAAAGATGCCGTGGCCGCTGTTACCCGTGGTGATCTTTCCTACCGCATCTCCGGTCAGCCAGCAGGAGAGCTGGGGCTCCTTGCAGGCTCCTTCAATAAAATGACCGAAGCCCGCCAGCGGGCTGAAGGTTCAGCAAAGGACAGTGAAGCACGACTGAAGGATGTCTTTGACAACCTGCCTATGCTGACCGTCTGCCTCGAGACCAACGGTGCCATCAGCTACTGCAATGACTACCTGCTGCAGATCACCGGCTACAGACGCCACGAGCTGATCGGTAAAAACTGGTTTGATCTCTTCATCGCAGAACCGGAGCCGGCCAGACAGGCCTTTAACCAGATGGTGACGAAAGCCGAGATCGTCCAGCACGACCAGAACGCCATCCTGACCAAATCAGGTGTACTGCGGACGGTGGCCTGGAGTAACACCCTCAACCACGACACCAGCGGGGCCATTAGCGGCGTCACCAGCATCGGCAGCGACATTACCGTCCAGCACGCTGCAGAACAGGCCCTGGAGCAAAGCCAGCGCATTCTCCGTTCTCTGGTGGACGGCAATCCTGAATCGCTCTACCTGGTGGATCGCACCGCAACGGTCCTGATTGCCAACAGCACCTTTGCACGGCGGCTTAATAAAAAAGGGCTCAGCCAGGTAACCGGCAGCAGCCTGGATGAACTGTTCAGCCCCGACGTGGCACAAAGACGCCGGGCCAGAATCGAGGAGGTCTTTTCCAGCGGCAGACCGCTGATCTTTAACGACGCCCAGGACCTCTGGCAGTTTGAACACCACCTCAACCCGGTCAGCACCCTTGACGGCGGCGTGGAAAGCGTCTCGATCCTGACCATCGACGTTACTGACCAGCGCCGTAATGAAGAGAACCTGCAGCAGGCCAATCAACTGCTCAAACAGAACAATGAAGAGCTTGAACAGCGGGTCGCTGAACGGACCCGTGAGCTGACCAGACTGAACGAAGAACTTGCCCTGGCCCGTGACACGGCAGAAGGGGCCAGCCGCTCAAAGAGCGAGTTTCTGGCCAATATGAGCCACGAAATCCGCACCCCGATGAATGCAATTCTGGGGCTGGTACATCTGGCCCTGCAAACCGACCTGAATCACAAACAACGGGAGTATCTGGATACCGTCAGCAACTCAGCCCAGTCGTTGCTGGGCATCATCAACGACATCCTTGATGTCTCCAAGATTGAGGCAGGCCGCCTGCAGATTGAAAAAACCAATTTTTCACTGGAAGGGGTGGTGACACGTGCCCTTGCCCTGCTGTCAATCAAGGCACGCGAGAAAGGGATCAACCTTGAACAGCAGGTTGACACCAGCATACCCGATGCCCTGGTGGGAGATCCGCTGCGCCTGGAGCAGGTCCTGGTCAACCTGCTGGGTAATGCCCTCAAGTTTACCGACAGCGGCACGGTCACGCTCCAGATCCGCCGGGGTGCAGAACGTGCCGACAGCGACGAGATAACAGTTGAGATCAGCATCACTGACACCGGCGTCGGGATGGATGAGCAGACGCTTGACCGCCTGTTCAAACCGTTCTCCCAGGGGGATACCTCCACCACCCGCACCCATGGCGGCACCGGCCTGGGCCTGACCATCTGCCGCCATCTGGTGGAAATGATGGGTGGCGCCATCAAGGTCACAAGCCGCCCCGGACAGGGTAGCTGTTTCACCTTCAGCGCTGTTTTCGGCATTGGAACCACCAGCGCACGCAGAAAGGCCGGATCAAACCGTAGTGCCCTGGTACAGCGCTACCGTTCTCTGCAGGGATTGCAACTGCTGGTGACGGAAGATCATCCGATCAACCGCCAGATCGCCCGCGAAATCCTTGAGGCAGTGGGTGTGCAGGTTGAAACCGCCAATAACGGCCGTGAGGCCGTCGCGTCAATGCACGACCACGGTGACAGGATTGACCTGATTCTGATGGATATCCAGATGCCGATCATGGACGGCTATGAAGCAACCCAGGAGATTCGTCGCCGCTACAGCCGCAACCGGCTACCGATCATCGCCATGACCGCCCACGCCTTGACTGAAGAACGGGAACGCTGCCTGTCTTCCGGTATGAATGAACACCTTGCCAAACCGATCGCAGTGGAAAAACTCTATGAACTGCTGGCACGCTTGACCGGCCGCGTTCCCGGCGCCCCTGCGGCCGATGAAACAGGAACCGAGTTGCCGGCAGACCTGCCGGACCAGCTGCCGCAGCAGTTGCCCGGCATCACGGTTGAAGCGGCTCTGAAGCGGGTGAATGGCAACACACGCCTCCTGAAACAACTGATCCGCATGTTTGCCCAGGAACATCAGGCAATGCCTGCCGAAGTCCGGCAGCTGATGGCAGATAACGATCTACCCTCTGCGGCGCGACTGGTCCACGGACTCAAGGGGGTTGCCGGCAATCTGGCGGCAGAGCGGCTGCATATTGCCGCTGCCAACCTTGAGGCGGCCCTCAAGAAACGGGATCCCAAGGCATCAGCGGCGTTGCTGCCGCTTTTTGAAGCCGCCCTGCAGGAGATCTGCTCGACAGCCGCCCTGCTGGACGAACCGGACACGATTTCAGCCGGTGCAAACACCGGATCTCCGGCTGAAATTGCCGCCCTGCTGGGAGAACTGCAGCATCTGCTGGAAATCCATTCGTTGGATATCACCACCCCCTTGAATCGCCTGCGCGGTCTGCTTCCGTCTGAATCGGATCGTCCCCAGTTGGCAGCCCTGGCTGACGCAGCCCAACGTCTTGATTATCAACAGGCTCTGATGCTGTTGCACACCCTGGCCGAAAAAACCGGCACCTGCGAGGAGACCCCGTGA
- a CDS encoding diguanylate cyclase domain-containing protein: MTPERDGKLMILLVDDAPTNIQMLNETLKDGYHLFFATNGRDALRIASESLPDLILLDVIMPEMDGYEVCRKLKADPVLRDVPIIFITAMSQQEDEAIGLELGAVDYIAKPFNPTIVRLRIRNQIELKRQRDLLARLSHLDGLTGIPNRRALDEVLEREWRRGSRSLKPLSLLMIDIDHFKAYNDSCGHLAGDDCLRTVAQALKLSLGRAADFVGRYGGEEFLAVLPETDADGAQVVAREIIEQMAKLAIPHPASPLGEHVTISIGIATAVAKREHQSVCLLQEADSALYRAKQEGRNRIVATPLLSC, translated from the coding sequence GTGACACCGGAACGTGATGGAAAGCTCATGATCCTGCTGGTGGACGACGCCCCCACCAACATCCAGATGTTGAATGAGACCCTGAAGGACGGCTACCACCTCTTCTTTGCCACCAATGGTCGCGATGCCCTGCGGATTGCCTCAGAATCACTGCCGGACCTGATTCTGCTGGATGTCATCATGCCGGAAATGGACGGCTATGAGGTCTGCCGGAAGCTGAAGGCAGACCCTGTCCTGAGGGATGTACCGATCATCTTCATCACCGCCATGAGCCAGCAGGAAGATGAGGCGATCGGCCTTGAACTCGGGGCGGTTGATTATATTGCCAAGCCGTTCAACCCGACCATTGTCCGCTTAAGGATTCGCAACCAGATTGAACTGAAACGTCAACGTGATCTGCTGGCCCGGCTCTCCCATCTGGACGGCCTGACCGGCATACCCAACCGGCGGGCGCTGGATGAGGTACTGGAACGGGAATGGCGGCGTGGCAGCCGTTCCCTGAAGCCATTATCGCTGCTGATGATCGATATTGACCATTTCAAGGCCTATAATGACAGTTGCGGGCACCTGGCCGGTGACGACTGCCTGCGGACGGTTGCCCAGGCCCTCAAGCTGTCATTGGGGCGGGCGGCCGATTTTGTCGGGCGCTATGGCGGCGAGGAATTTCTGGCGGTTCTGCCGGAGACCGATGCAGACGGCGCCCAGGTGGTGGCCCGCGAGATCATCGAGCAAATGGCCAAGCTTGCCATTCCCCATCCTGCCTCACCACTGGGTGAACATGTCACGATCAGTATCGGTATTGCCACTGCCGTTGCCAAACGAGAGCACCAATCCGTCTGCCTGCTGCAAGAGGCGGACAGCGCCCTCTACCGGGCCAAACAGGAAGGACGCAACCGGATTGTAGCCACGCCGCTGCTCTCCTGCTGA